Proteins from a single region of Streptomyces spectabilis:
- a CDS encoding transporter substrate-binding domain-containing protein, whose translation MTTIDAEISRGLAPDGVLRASINLGNPVLAQGSAEEPAGVTVELAREVAARLGVPVRFLCFDAARKSYAAMAEGRADLCFLAVDPDREEEVAFSAPYVHIEGAYAVPVESSFVSAADVDQDGVRIGVKKGSAYDLYLSRALRYAAVVRGDEGVGVFHAEGLEVAAGIRQPLAAHVARHDGLRLLEPAFMTIRQAMGTPKERGPKAAGFLSELVGELVASGFVADALRRSGQDPALAAPVAAV comes from the coding sequence ATGACGACCATAGACGCAGAGATCTCGCGCGGCCTGGCCCCGGATGGGGTGTTGCGGGCCTCCATCAATCTTGGGAATCCGGTGCTCGCTCAGGGGAGTGCGGAGGAGCCGGCCGGGGTCACGGTGGAGCTTGCTCGTGAGGTTGCGGCGCGGTTGGGGGTGCCGGTGCGGTTCTTGTGCTTCGACGCGGCTCGCAAGTCGTATGCGGCGATGGCCGAGGGGCGTGCCGACCTGTGTTTCCTGGCGGTGGATCCGGATCGTGAGGAGGAGGTCGCGTTCAGCGCGCCGTACGTGCACATCGAGGGGGCGTACGCGGTGCCCGTGGAGTCCTCGTTCGTCTCCGCCGCTGACGTGGACCAGGACGGGGTGCGGATCGGCGTGAAGAAGGGGTCCGCTTACGACCTCTACTTGAGTCGGGCCCTCCGGTACGCCGCCGTGGTGCGCGGCGACGAGGGGGTGGGGGTCTTCCACGCCGAGGGGCTGGAGGTGGCGGCCGGCATCCGGCAGCCGCTGGCCGCGCACGTGGCCCGGCACGACGGACTGCGGCTGCTGGAGCCCGCGTTCATGACGATCCGGCAGGCCATGGGGACGCCGAAGGAGCGGGGGCCGAAGGCGGCAGGGTTCCTGAGTGAGCTCGTGGGTGAGCTGGTGGCGTCCGGGTTCGTGGCCGATGCGCTGCGTCGGTCCGGCCAGGATCCGGCCCTGGCCGCCCCCGTCGCCGCGGTGTGA
- a CDS encoding IS701 family transposase, with translation MTVVSSEPYCAQTHHGRMTRCDGPDPDATRRVALDRSLAELSPVVFASLPRADQRRKGLMYLRGLLGARGRKSVRNIAAFLGDQVNDQGLHHFINDSTWEWAPMREALGRYLARRLPPQACVLHPMVIPKSGTHSVGVARTFSWERGQSVTAQQVIGVWGVSAHATSPLNWWLHLPSQWTRGAPGDDDPSWPERRAGQPTPEDSMVSAYLETAARLRLPECPVTLNAEPLDGIRVVSKLSAAGLRHITRIAQDTWLLPHDPALPGWGERPLQAGQIAQLAKLGRKRVALIPSGSADPAELVAAIRVRLPVVLDSGDRGQDHGDFLLLGIGRGGPRWPEELWLTDMTTVDLTALLRLVALSHRVEQSGMPRAERVGIRDFVGRSFAGWHRHATLASIAHAATELADHHLAA, from the coding sequence ATGACTGTCGTCAGCAGCGAACCGTACTGCGCTCAGACCCACCACGGCCGGATGACCCGCTGCGACGGGCCCGACCCGGACGCGACGAGAAGGGTCGCCCTCGACCGCTCGCTGGCGGAGCTCTCCCCCGTCGTGTTCGCCTCGCTCCCGCGGGCCGACCAGCGCCGCAAGGGGCTGATGTATCTGCGCGGACTCCTCGGCGCACGGGGCAGGAAGTCGGTGCGGAACATCGCGGCCTTCCTCGGCGACCAGGTCAACGACCAGGGCCTGCACCACTTCATCAACGACTCGACGTGGGAGTGGGCGCCCATGCGGGAGGCCCTCGGCCGCTATCTGGCCCGTCGGCTGCCTCCGCAGGCCTGTGTCCTGCACCCCATGGTCATCCCCAAGTCGGGCACGCACTCCGTGGGTGTGGCCCGGACGTTCTCCTGGGAGCGCGGGCAGTCCGTCACCGCGCAGCAGGTGATCGGGGTGTGGGGGGTGTCCGCGCACGCCACGAGCCCGCTGAACTGGTGGCTGCATCTGCCGTCCCAGTGGACGCGGGGCGCCCCGGGCGACGACGACCCCTCCTGGCCCGAGCGGCGGGCGGGCCAGCCCACACCGGAGGACTCGATGGTCAGCGCCTATCTGGAGACGGCCGCACGGCTGCGCCTGCCGGAGTGTCCGGTGACGCTCAACGCCGAGCCGCTCGACGGCATCCGGGTGGTCAGCAAGCTCAGCGCGGCGGGCCTGCGGCACATCACCCGGATCGCGCAGGACACCTGGCTGCTCCCGCACGATCCGGCGCTGCCGGGCTGGGGCGAGCGGCCGCTCCAGGCGGGCCAGATCGCCCAGCTCGCCAAGCTGGGCCGCAAGCGCGTGGCCCTGATCCCGTCGGGCAGCGCGGACCCCGCCGAACTGGTCGCCGCCATCCGCGTCCGCCTCCCCGTCGTCCTCGACTCCGGGGACCGGGGCCAGGACCACGGCGACTTCCTGCTCCTCGGCATCGGCCGCGGCGGCCCCCGCTGGCCGGAGGAGCTCTGGCTGACCGACATGACCACGGTCGACCTCACCGCGCTGCTCCGCCTGGTCGCCCTCAGCCACCGCGTCGAACAGTCCGGCATGCCCCGCGCGGAACGCGTCGGCATCCGCGACTTCGTGGGCCGCTCCTTCGCCGGCTGGCACCGCCACGCCACCCTGGCCTCCATAGCCCACGCGGCCACGGAACTGGCGGACCACCACTTGGCGGCCTGA
- the pcaB gene encoding 3-carboxy-cis,cis-muconate cycloisomerase, with translation MNAPFAAGDAAADPHDAAVDPHTLDAGLLSPVRAGTPVERAVSDHAWLQAMLDTEAALARAQAALGVVPPGAARAITAAARADRLDLRALAVHARESANPVVGLVRALTDAVAAADPDAAAYVHRGSTSQDVLDTAAMLVARDALGLLRADLGRVERALAGLARAHRDTVVAGRTLALHAVPTTFGLKAAGWRELVRDADARAAAVHAALPVSLGGAAGTLAGYAAYGADTERLVTAFAAETGLRAPVLPWHTLRTPIADLGAALAHTAGALGKLAVDVQSLSRTEVGEVGEPYVPGRGSSSAMPQKRNPVLATLIRGAALQVPALATVLTQCMLAEDERSAGAWHAEWQPLRECLRLTGGAAHTAVELVEGLVVHPERMRANLALTGGQVVAERLVAELAPLLGKAAARELLTAASAAAGRDGRPLADHLAEAPGLAGRVPRADLDRWCDPAGYVGAAPALVDRSLAPREEP, from the coding sequence ATGAACGCGCCGTTCGCCGCGGGCGACGCCGCCGCCGACCCGCACGACGCCGCCGTCGACCCGCACACCCTGGACGCCGGGCTCCTCTCCCCCGTGCGCGCCGGAACCCCCGTGGAGCGCGCGGTGTCCGACCACGCCTGGCTCCAGGCCATGCTGGACACCGAGGCCGCGCTCGCCCGCGCGCAGGCCGCGCTCGGCGTCGTGCCGCCCGGCGCCGCGCGGGCCATCACCGCCGCCGCGCGGGCCGACCGGCTCGACCTGAGGGCGCTCGCGGTGCACGCGCGGGAGAGCGCCAACCCCGTGGTCGGCCTGGTGCGCGCGCTCACCGACGCGGTGGCCGCGGCGGACCCGGACGCCGCCGCGTACGTCCACCGGGGCTCGACGAGCCAGGACGTCCTCGACACCGCGGCGATGCTGGTGGCCAGGGACGCGCTGGGGCTGCTGCGGGCGGACCTGGGGCGGGTCGAGCGGGCCCTCGCGGGGCTCGCCCGCGCCCACCGCGACACGGTCGTCGCCGGGCGCACCCTGGCCCTCCACGCGGTGCCCACCACCTTCGGCCTCAAGGCCGCCGGCTGGCGGGAGCTGGTGCGCGACGCGGACGCCCGCGCCGCCGCCGTGCACGCGGCCCTGCCGGTCTCCCTCGGCGGCGCGGCGGGCACCCTCGCCGGGTACGCCGCGTACGGCGCCGACACCGAACGCCTGGTGACGGCGTTCGCCGCCGAGACGGGCCTGCGGGCGCCGGTGCTCCCCTGGCACACGCTGCGCACGCCGATCGCCGACCTGGGCGCCGCGCTCGCGCACACCGCCGGAGCCCTCGGCAAGCTGGCGGTGGACGTGCAGTCGCTGAGCCGCACCGAGGTCGGCGAGGTCGGCGAGCCGTACGTGCCCGGGCGCGGCAGCTCCTCGGCGATGCCGCAGAAGCGCAACCCGGTGCTCGCCACGCTGATCCGCGGTGCCGCGCTCCAGGTCCCGGCGCTCGCCACCGTCCTGACGCAGTGCATGCTCGCCGAGGACGAGCGTTCGGCCGGGGCGTGGCACGCGGAGTGGCAGCCGCTGCGCGAGTGCCTGCGCCTGACGGGCGGCGCCGCGCACACGGCGGTGGAGCTCGTGGAGGGCCTCGTGGTGCACCCGGAGCGGATGCGCGCGAACCTCGCCCTCACCGGCGGCCAGGTCGTCGCCGAGCGGCTCGTGGCGGAGCTCGCCCCGCTCCTGGGCAAGGCGGCCGCCCGAGAGCTCCTGACGGCCGCCTCGGCCGCCGCGGGGCGGGACGGCCGCCCCTTGGCCGACCACCTGGCCGAGGCCCCCGGCCTGGCCGGCCGCGTCCCGCGCGCGGACCTCGACCGCTGGTGCGATCCGGCCGGGTACGTGGGCGCCGCGCCCGCTCTCGTGGACCGCTCCCTGGCGCCCCGGGAGGAGCCCTGA
- a CDS encoding FAD/NAD(P)-binding protein, which yields MNATAHEIALIGTGPRGLAVLERLCANERARPSHARVLVHVVDPVAPGSGAVWSTGQSRHLLANTVASQITVYSDAASRIEGPVEPGPSLYEWAAALAASHGDTAPGETAYHDTAYDETAYDEATLAEVRSLEPNSYPTRVLCGQYFTACFRRVLANAPAHVEIRVHRSRAVAMADTHGIAGGPQGVRLANGTRLNHLDAVVLAQGHLPTRPTAREERTASLSRINHLTYLPPANPADADLDGIAAAEPVLLRGLGLCFFDYLALFTLGRGGRFDRGAAGLVYRPSGKEPRLYASSRRGVPFHSRGENEKGAHGRYLPRLLTAERVARLRSGDASGRLSFTKDLWPLIAREVETVYYETLLAREDGAAGRAPGPDGFAARYLACAGPAECAAVLDAYGVPATDRWDWDALADSARRRSFTSRDDFRSWLLARLADDVRQAREGNVSGPLKAALDVLRDLRNEVRLAVDQGGLDGDSHRDELERWYTPLNAFLSIGPPPRRVEEMTALIEAGVLELTGPDTRIRIDTRDRSFVADSDAVPGPTVRARVLIEARLPEPDLRRTADPLLRHLLNTEACAPYRIPTADGGAYETGGLAVTERPYRLLDAHGRAHPRRFAYGVPTEAVHWVTAAGIRPGVDSVTIADADAIARAVLALGTSAPWAGPTADEEHTEVAV from the coding sequence TTGAACGCGACCGCGCACGAGATCGCCCTCATCGGTACGGGACCGCGCGGGCTCGCCGTGCTGGAACGCCTGTGCGCGAACGAGCGCGCACGACCATCGCACGCCCGGGTCCTCGTCCACGTCGTCGACCCGGTCGCGCCGGGCTCCGGCGCGGTGTGGAGCACCGGCCAGTCACGGCACCTGCTCGCCAACACGGTGGCCTCCCAGATCACCGTCTACTCCGACGCGGCGTCCCGCATCGAGGGGCCGGTCGAGCCGGGACCGAGCCTGTACGAATGGGCCGCGGCGCTCGCGGCCTCGCACGGCGACACCGCGCCCGGCGAGACCGCGTACCACGACACCGCGTACGACGAGACCGCGTACGACGAGGCGACGCTGGCCGAGGTGCGGTCCCTGGAGCCGAACTCGTACCCCACGCGGGTGCTGTGCGGGCAGTACTTCACGGCCTGCTTCCGGCGCGTCCTGGCGAACGCGCCCGCGCACGTCGAGATCCGGGTGCACCGCTCGCGGGCGGTCGCCATGGCCGACACCCACGGCATCGCGGGCGGGCCGCAGGGCGTCCGGCTCGCGAACGGCACCCGCCTCAACCACCTCGACGCCGTCGTCCTCGCGCAGGGCCACCTGCCGACCCGGCCCACCGCGCGGGAGGAGCGCACGGCGAGCCTGTCGCGGATCAACCACCTCACCTATCTGCCGCCCGCCAACCCCGCGGACGCCGACCTGGACGGCATCGCCGCGGCGGAGCCGGTGCTGCTGCGCGGCCTGGGCCTGTGCTTCTTCGACTACCTCGCGCTGTTCACCCTCGGCCGCGGCGGCCGCTTCGACCGGGGCGCGGCCGGGCTCGTCTACCGGCCGAGCGGCAAGGAGCCCCGGCTGTACGCCAGTTCGCGGCGCGGCGTGCCCTTCCACTCGCGCGGCGAGAACGAGAAGGGCGCGCACGGCCGCTATCTGCCGCGCCTGCTCACGGCGGAACGCGTGGCCCGGCTGCGCTCCGGTGACGCCTCCGGCCGCCTTTCCTTCACGAAGGACCTGTGGCCGCTCATCGCGCGCGAGGTGGAGACCGTCTACTACGAGACGCTGCTGGCCCGCGAGGACGGCGCGGCCGGACGCGCGCCCGGCCCCGACGGGTTCGCCGCGCGCTACCTGGCCTGCGCGGGCCCCGCGGAGTGCGCCGCGGTCCTGGACGCGTACGGCGTCCCGGCGACGGACAGGTGGGACTGGGACGCGCTCGCCGACTCGGCCCGCCGGCGCTCCTTCACCAGCCGCGACGACTTCCGCTCCTGGCTCCTCGCCCGCCTCGCCGACGACGTCCGGCAGGCCCGCGAGGGCAACGTCAGCGGCCCGCTGAAGGCCGCCCTCGACGTGCTCCGCGACCTGCGCAACGAGGTACGGCTCGCGGTCGACCAGGGCGGCCTCGACGGGGACTCGCACCGCGACGAGCTGGAACGCTGGTACACACCGCTCAACGCCTTCCTGTCGATCGGCCCGCCGCCGCGCCGCGTCGAGGAGATGACCGCCCTGATCGAGGCGGGCGTCCTGGAACTCACCGGGCCCGACACCCGGATCAGGATCGACACCCGCGACCGGTCGTTCGTGGCCGACTCCGACGCGGTGCCGGGCCCGACCGTGCGCGCCCGCGTCCTCATCGAGGCCCGCCTCCCGGAGCCGGACCTGCGGCGCACGGCCGACCCCCTGCTGCGGCACCTGCTCAACACCGAGGCGTGCGCCCCGTACCGCATCCCCACGGCGGACGGCGGCGCCTACGAGACCGGCGGCCTCGCGGTGACCGAACGGCCGTACCGCCTCCTCGACGCCCACGGCAGGGCCCACCCGAGGCGCTTCGCGTACGGGGTGCCGACCGAGGCGGTGCACTGGGTGACGGCGGCGGGCATCAGGCCCGGCGTGGACTCGGTCACGATCGCCGACGCGGACGCGATCGCGCGCGCCGTGCTCGCCCTCGGCACCAGCGCCCCGTGGGCCGGGCCGACGGCCGACGAGGAGCACACCGAGGTCGCCGTATGA
- a CDS encoding phosphotransferase family protein, which translates to MISGSGEDARDRDVEFTAEGVEAVLREACETVGLDPSGAELLRLGSNAVYRLASLPVIVRIARDPAVLAEMERAAGVARWLETVDFPATRVLADAAQPVVVRGRVVAFWESVQEREEYATVGELADLLRRFHWLEEPESLRLPYFDPLAKLSAALADLTAVSEDDRSFLEERAAKLSKDYDRLDFVLPFGLIHGDANIGNVLRHRDGHAVFIDLDGLALAPREWDLILTAMYYDRYGWHSKAEYAEFVHRYGFDLMNWPGYETLADLRELMMVVWIGHQVGASERSAAEFALRMASLRTGEGRKSWGAF; encoded by the coding sequence ATGATCTCGGGCAGCGGCGAGGACGCGCGCGACAGGGACGTGGAGTTCACGGCGGAGGGCGTGGAGGCCGTTCTGCGCGAGGCGTGCGAGACGGTCGGCCTCGATCCTTCAGGGGCAGAGCTGCTCCGCCTGGGATCGAACGCGGTGTACCGGCTGGCGTCCTTACCGGTCATAGTCCGCATCGCCCGCGACCCGGCCGTCCTCGCCGAGATGGAACGGGCCGCGGGCGTGGCCCGCTGGCTGGAGACGGTGGACTTCCCTGCGACGCGCGTACTGGCTGATGCCGCTCAACCCGTCGTCGTACGCGGCCGGGTGGTGGCCTTCTGGGAGAGCGTCCAGGAGCGGGAGGAGTACGCGACGGTCGGGGAACTGGCCGATCTCCTTCGCCGGTTCCACTGGCTGGAAGAGCCCGAGTCGCTGCGCCTCCCCTACTTCGACCCCCTGGCCAAGCTGTCGGCAGCGCTGGCCGACCTGACTGCTGTCTCGGAGGACGACAGGTCCTTCCTGGAGGAGCGAGCGGCCAAGCTCTCCAAGGACTACGACCGACTGGACTTCGTTCTTCCCTTCGGCCTGATCCACGGCGACGCGAACATCGGGAACGTCCTTCGCCACCGGGACGGCCATGCCGTCTTCATTGACCTGGACGGGCTCGCCCTGGCCCCGCGCGAGTGGGACCTGATCCTGACCGCCATGTACTACGACCGGTACGGCTGGCACAGCAAGGCGGAGTACGCCGAGTTCGTCCACCGCTACGGCTTCGACCTCATGAACTGGCCCGGGTACGAGACGTTGGCCGACTTGAGGGAGCTGATGATGGTCGTGTGGATCGGCCACCAGGTGGGCGCGAGCGAGCGTTCCGCGGCGGAGTTCGCGCTCCGGATGGCTTCGCTGCGAACAGGCGAAGGACGAAAGTCCTGGGGCGCGTTCTGA